The DNA segment CATTTTTAAGatacatgggtcaactggcatttggctaaaagacgaaactggtactagaagacgaacctggagGAAGAaggcaagcctgacgcctgttattttcagacgacaggattggcctgcaaatctgtatgctgaccagtgaatgacgcaagaagaacGTTTGGATCCAACGGATACatccaaattcaaatgattgaagcatcagatttcactataaaagtacaagttcatcacttggatcctttgccgaattacaaaaagaaaaagacaagCAAAATCATCACAAAAGTgcaaatccaaaagagaagctgtctgattaagaaaaagcaagttcttacacccaaatccaatctttgtgtaaaagtctagagtgaatttgtattcatccaaagtgttctttatctagaaagaacaaagttgtatcaattgtaaagattgagagagtggtgctgagtactcggttttagtactcagcggtagagaaaatctgagtgttcggtcatagcgctcagtagggttgagtagacgaatagaggacggtactcttgcatactcaattgcttgtaaacggtttgagctttacctttaaagagctcaatagtggattgaaaaagcctggaaggattctggggactggacgtaggcggtgaggccgaaccaggataagactgctgagtaatttctaacccttctcttgatatatatatgtatgtgttgcttgtttaaaTTACCGAGTATATAAtctgtataagccgacgctgagtaatcagagtgctgagttggaagctgaccttaagtgttaattcccaactcacaagtaaaacagttttagtcagcctccgactaaagctgtcttgcatcgcgctcagccttgctgacctaaactgagtaaagttgtttaaaaaattaaattaagtcagcaattaagcgaaaaagttacattaattcctaacccccctcattggaactaatcctattacattacacgggaccaacaaaagtgtcaaaaatgtttactatgttaCTTATtacaaatacaacaacaacaacaaagccttagtcccgaaatgattcggggtcggctaacatgaaccatatattttggttcatgtcataagatgtggctaagttttacgctggccgccacaaacccaccgcaaccctcctcctttgtccgagCTTGGGACCAGCTGTAaatgccaccaagtgaccctcataGGCGGAATTGTGTTACTTATTAtaaataaccaacaaaaaatgTAAGAAATAGATTCAacttatcgacaaacttgtttgcaATGTCtgatgtgataattaaataacagtcaaactagctatgtcaaattttcagtaacgtatggttaaaattgatcttgtttggaaatattaagattaaatttgCAACATTCATACGTTACGGCTAAATTTTCACTTCTTCAAAAACGtcatcaaatttaatttttagccCAAAAATTAATCCATCAGTGTACTTTATAATTACAGgtctatgatatattttttagggtttaagaTTTATGAACTGGGTCTAGAATCTATAAATTAAAGTATAGAAACATAATTTATTTGTGATGATATATAAAAGATAGTGACacgttgaaaattaatttttataatatgaTTTTATTGTAATTAAACCACAATAAATAGACTTGTGTAATACTGAACTATGGGTTTTAAGCAATATTATAAGAATCGGACATGACGTCAAACCGAATTTATAGAGGAATCACGGGTCATTTTATCAGACCGTataacgtaataaataaataaataatatttatatatattgaatatatataaattaatttaaaattatttttataaattatatatatctaaaacaaattataaataacttttgatttattatttttttgtcaaCTTGTTTTAAGCAATGTTATAAGAACCGGACCGAATGTCAAACCGAATTTATAGAGGGTCATGGTTCAGataacgtaataaataaataaattatattgaatatatataaattaatttaaaattatttttataaattatatatatccaaaataaattataaataaattttggtttgttatttgtttttgtCAACTTGAGGCTAAATTGAGCTTAGAATAATTTGAAATACGTCAAAATATTCTATgctattagattttttttaacgtatattataaactcaaaacggataagtgatgaatgagaaattgatgttGAAAGTGAAGCACTTGAAATGGTTTGGAAGAGTATAAAAGGAAATTAAGCATTCTCATTCACGTATGAAAAAATGGAAGTTTTAACTAGTTTAAAGTAAATAGCATTTACAAGCCTTTAACCAATTACTATAAGAAAAGCTATTTCACTCGCAGAAGGTGCAGTCAACGCACTATCGGATTAGGAGCACATCCGCACGATGTTGGTGACTCGAATACTGCACTGAACGttttaacatatttattttatctattaaacatatttattttagctaaaaaatatagaaaataaacGTTTTAAAACAgatttaattcaaaaaaattataaatagcCAAAAAAAATAGGGTTACATCGGTTCTCGGTCCGACCTCTGGTCTCGATTCACGTTGTTTGTTGAGGATTCAACAAACCAGCGACTCAGACCGAACTCCTCGTCAGTTCAGCCTGTCAATTTGGTCAGAGTTTTACAATATTGGTTTTAAGCACCAATTAAGGTATTTGAATGGTTAGGAGCATCAAATCGCTTAACCTAGAGATCTTGATTTCGAATTCTGGCACGCAacaaattctcaaaaaatttatgtttttcaacTATTTACTGTAAACAACTTAATAAGCTTATTACCAATATAAAATTGGCTTGAGTGGTTAAGAGTCTCAAACCGTTTAAACTAGATCTCGAATTCGAATTATAGTGTatgcataaaactttaattaGGAGAGGATCCATTTAAATGGTGTTTGATGAATCTCAAATCagacaacaaataaaaaattacaactaagtcatatcgcCAAACGTAATTCTTAtcatgtcattattctctatatattatgattttacactataatttaaaaattctagactagaattcataaattataaaccttaaaatatatagtttagacttcttctttttttttttttttttttttttttgaagaaacgAACACTTTATTAATCACTAGAAATGGCATCCCGAATTAGAATGCCTCGAATGAATACAGGtaaagaataatgaataaaagaaTTAGCATAGGACCGAGCATGCCTTGCAAGTGCATGAGCTGCTTCGTTCACTAATCTTGAAACAAATACCACCGAAAACCTTAGGTGGTTACTTAGTACCCTTCTCACCTCATGAATCACACTACCAAATTCCGTTAGATCTCGACAGTTTGACCAGATGGCGTCAACTACATCTTTTGCATCGGACTCAAAGATTATTTCACTAAAACTTGTTAAGCTTGCCCACAGAATGCTCTCTTTCAGCGCCAACGTTTTTGCAAGTCGGACCGACACTGTTCCTTCCATATGCACATTGAGTCCTGAAATAAAGGTACCCTCGCTGTCCCGAAGGATTGCACCAGCCCCAAAGGTCTGTGGCTCAACAAATATTGCCGCGTCAATATTACATTTGGTTGTACCTGCTATTGGTTTTTTCCACTTGCTGTTTTGTCGCTGACCGGTTAAACTTAGTGAATGActgacttctaatttataaattataatccttaaaatatattaaaagtactgattttactagtttgacaaaATCTAAAATGATaatttgatatagttgtaaataatattttaaaaatgaatttctatgtaattttccctaaaaaacAATAAGGTTATTGTTGATTTTGTTATTGGACTTTAACATTTTGCACCAAATATAGACTCATAGGCTCGCACTCAACAATGGGCTTATAGCCCATAACTgagttttcattttctttattttgctatatttttatttaggcTTCCTAcattaatatcataattaacaataaaattacaactaaaccatattaataaatttatttcgaatatatcattattttctatatacagTATAACAAATGAAATATatttttacatcataatttaaaaattctaaactccaattcataaatcataaaccctagataatatattataaggttaattataaataatctgtggtttggccgatttgcgatgtggtacttgtagtatttttttttgtaaatacaTTTCTATGGttgtaaaattttacatgtatcttttactttgccaaatttgaccgataacgacctcaaaatgaaaattttcaagaattaaacttgtttggtatcatatttacaatgaaatcatattcttaatttttcaaaattatcatttttggagttttttttctctctaaacattatatttctctctcataaaaaacaacacctaaatgatctcaaacctaaaaagttgaagaattaaagttgcttaaaatatcatttaactcttaaaaattttcatttcgaagtcgttatcgatcaaattctgacaaactgaactcaaatgcaaaattttacaaaccacagggttgcgtttgcaaaaaaaaaaactacatgtAAAGGtttgcaaatcggccaaaccatagggtagttatttgtaattaaccctatattataaactcttaatttataaactataattcttaaaattaattaaaaataacgaTTTTATTAGATTAACATAATTCAAAACTATGACTTAACATATTTATAGATAGTTTTCTAAAAGTGAACTTCTATGCAAATttcccttttatttatttatgatatgGTATGCAAATATATCATTGTAATATTTATGGCATCGTATGCAAATATATCAttgtaagcaagtttagagagtcaatatgtaattttaaataaattttggtGGCCAATAAGTTATTTTAAGTAAGTTAAGAAGGTTAACGAGACACTATGTAAATTCAGGGAATCAATCAAACTTTATAGACAAATTGAGGAGGTTTTGATGTATTAAGACATTATTTTAAGAAGTTAATTGAAGTTCTGTCCCTATAATGCAAGGAGAGTGTAAAATTGGGAAGACTAATACATCAGTTGTACTccaaacttgtccaaaaaggttgattggtCTCATAAATTTATAAGATATCTCATTAGTCCtgtaaacttgcttaaaatatcatgatTAAGTCCTTAATCTATAAAAAcgccataaaaatatataaaacacaAAGTTAATGTGTTTTAAggtttgaattttgaatttttgtaaattgtattttttaagttttgaatttttgtaCGGATTTAGACAAATTACAATGTATATCACTATAAACAAGTTTAGTGGACAAATGTATCAttgtaagcaagttcaggggtCAATAAGTTACTTTTTGCATcacatacccgtcccatttaattcgcgggtacccgtgggtacccttacccgttaagaatcaataaataaaacaaaaaaattacaaatttaacaaactataagtttaataaatcatctatctaaaaattgaacaaattaaaccttaattaataagaataaagtagtttagtggtatcactcaattattgaaaaataaaaggttgaggttcaaatctcacgtcttacatctaaaaaaaaatgatatttattaatataaaaaaaatttatgatgGGTACCGGataccgggtaccctaggggtattctcatacccgtcccattaccctaatgggtaatggttttgatcccatacccgtctcatacccttttatacagggtacgagtAGTCCCATTAAAGTTGGGTAGTGCCGAGTACTcgcgggtacactacccgttgccatccctaacgAGACACCATATAAATTTAAAAGgccaataaaatattttaaactagTTAATGAGACTAACGAAATACTATGTAAgatcaatcaatttttttttttttttgaaaaagctcaGCACCACGTTTTGAGAAGTTAATTTAATCACTATAATGCAAAGAGAGTGTAAAATTGGGAaacttttatattatttttagagtttGGTAAACTATATCCATGGTCGctgaattttatctattttaatattttggtcATTCAACTTTAATCCGTAACGGTATAGCTACTAAACacttttgggtaattaatttattagttcctatattttgacaaaacacactgtttagtccctgtattttcaaaaacacatgataaagttctaacctttttctcgatgaattgtttagtccctaatgtttttctcagtgaactgtttcgtccctgccgttagactctcatgaaaattttgttagtcaatttggatttgtgttattcttttcctttatttttctttattttcctttcctttaaactctaatgcatctgaaatcaactttgagtgttcttcttcttgattttcttcttaatcgttcaaatttgtaagcattgggtctgttctttttcttgttctccatacaaacgacttctttttctaaattggatttcctcttctaaagtttgagggtaaatagtaaaggataatttagtcatttccgaagtcataaaccttaaaaaatctaacaaacagacagaaggactaaacagttcactgagaaaaaggttagggaccttaccatgtgtttttgaaaatacagggactaaacagtgtgttttgtcaaaatatagggactaataaattaattacccaacactttttaatattagtggcttttcaattttagctaacttctcaaaatgaccattaacgatctcaaaatgaaaatattcaataattaaagtcgttcaaaacaatatttaccaaattttttattttctaaaatcacattttttggagtttttttggagttttctcgctctaaaaattcactataTATCTtaaccaaacaatacctaaataacctcaaaacaaaaaatttcaagaattaaagttccttagaatatcattacctcttcgaattttttattttgaggccgtcaatggtcgttttgaggcattgagtggcCACTGATGTTAacaagtgtaaagttcaatggtcacaccgttaagaattaaagttcagtgacaataatgttaaaatggataaagttcagtggctataggtgtaatttattcaaataaaaaatgtgatttcatggtaaatgtcgttctgaacaactttaattcttgaatatttttttgttaacggtttttgaggagttagttaaagttgagtggctatcggtattaaaaatgtaaagttcagtggtcatattCTTAACAATTGAAGTTCAGTGCTAAAATattgaaatagataaaattgagTAAAGTTCAGTTAAAATTGGAAACTTTTATATTACTTTTTAAAAAGTTAGTGACCATAAAGTAAAAAGGAGTAAAGCTCAACACCATGTGTGTAAAAATGAGTAAACCTGAATGACTatttgtgtaatttacccaaaaaagtAAGACAAAATTGAGTGCTATCGTACAATTTCATTTTTACGCTATTTTATTCAAATAAGTAGCCGTTAGCCCCACCGCTGTCACTGGGTCCCATCGTCTTCATCATCGTCTTCTTCAACGGTTACATAAAATAAATCTCCGGTCAATATGACCGTTActttctcatatatatataaacacccCCAAACCCCCCCTTCTTCTCCACTGAAAAACACCCCCAAAACCCCCAATTCTCTCAATCTCAACTCAATTTCATCTCAATTCCACAAAAATGGGTACAATCACACTCGGAAACCCCCAATCGATCTCTCAATCTCACCACCGGACTCACAAATTCTTCCTCCTCTGCAACTACATTCTTCTCGGCGCAGCCTCTAGCTGCATTTTCCTAACCCTATCACTCCGATTAGTTCCATCCGTCTGCGGATTCTTCCTAATTCTTCTCCACATCGTAACAATCGCCGGCGCCGTCTCCGGCTGCGCTGCTGCCTCATCGGGGACAAATCGATGGTACGCTGCGCACATGGTGGCGACTGTGCTCACGGCGATATTTCAGGGATCGATTTCGGTGCTGATTTTCACGAGAACAGAGGATTTTTTGGGGAAATTGAAATCTTATGTTAGGGAAGAAGATGGAGAAGTGATTTTGAAACTTGGCGGTGGATTGTGTGTCTTGATTTTCTGTTTGGAGTGGGTTGTGCTTACGCTGGCTTTTTTCTTGAAGTATTATGGTTATGTTGACGGTGATGGCGGCGGCGGAGGTTGTGGTGGTGTGAGGCGGAGTTCTAAGGTTCAGCAAGAGGAGGATTTGAAGGATTGGCCATGGCCGTTCCAAGTTTGAAGTTTTGGGGttgatttttattaattattatttatttatttattggttcaatttttttggatattttatttgtattttgaaTGGAATTTGCATAATTATGATCTAGATTATGcaaatatttatatatgtatgaaTTTTGTGCAAATATTTATATATGAATTTATGAATTTATATAAGAAATTTACGTAGTAGGTGTAAAAATGGGGATACGTTTATAAAATGGAATTTTATCCGTTATGTTGGCAAtgaagatcaattttatccataGAGTAGATAAATTGATCAAattgttctcaattatgaatTTCGTCATTTATATTTCACATATACGTTCAACATAtaattagacgtgaaaaaaataatgtattttatacaaatttaaaAGCATTACTTCTTAACTGTCAATATGAGAGATAAAATTGTAAGTTTTAAACGTTTAATGTTAAATTACTCCTATAAACGTTAGAAATTACAAATTCGGATTGcacctaaaaaaaattagacctCTATAAATATAGTGATACtgaattttactcatttttaCAGAAAGAGAAAATTCCAAACACTTTTACAGTATGGAGCTGTTTGTTactcattttcttttctctacTTGCTTTATCACTCCAAAACGAAGACttttaagggggtgtttggttgctgttTTTCGACCTTatgccttttcattttaaaaatgtaagttttaggtgtttggttagacatttTCTGTtctgcttttttttttggaaaaatagcattttaaaacagaaaacaacaaaccgtaataaaaaacaaatagaaAACAACAGATAAACAGACtctaagggtccgtttgtttaagctgtttgttgtttgctgttacggtttgctgtttgatgTTGCAGTTTACTGTTGctatttgctgtttgaaaaaactgcttttcaaaaaaaaaaaaatgtcacacccgaccctaaacgacctcaatcggcatcggacgtgaaatagaaagataatgATCAATACTTAGGACCTCAACATATATTTACCAGCtctattatattacaattgaaataccaaagttttaaccataattctaataataagcagcgggtaaatttcatctatgGTATACAAACTTTACCCTAtatcacattttggtgtacaaacttcaatttgtcacactaatatatacgTACTTAGGGGTGACCTCCC comes from the Euphorbia lathyris chromosome 5, ddEupLath1.1, whole genome shotgun sequence genome and includes:
- the LOC136230170 gene encoding uncharacterized protein, whose translation is MGTITLGNPQSISQSHHRTHKFFLLCNYILLGAASSCIFLTLSLRLVPSVCGFFLILLHIVTIAGAVSGCAAASSGTNRWYAAHMVATVLTAIFQGSISVLIFTRTEDFLGKLKSYVREEDGEVILKLGGGLCVLIFCLEWVVLTLAFFLKYYGYVDGDGGGGGCGGVRRSSKVQQEEDLKDWPWPFQV